Proteins encoded within one genomic window of Eleutherodactylus coqui strain aEleCoq1 chromosome 1, aEleCoq1.hap1, whole genome shotgun sequence:
- the GGACT gene encoding gamma-glutamylaminecyclotransferase: MHNIFVYGTLKKGQPNYQYMTDTKNGKAIFKGTGRTVEKYPLVIAQKDNIPFLMNVPGTGHHIAGEIYSVDDQMLQFLDEFESCPDMYQRTIKRIEILEWGGRDDSPEGRAAANTMECFVYSTTSYQSEWLNLPYLDCYDSYGTHGLRYIERLYR; encoded by the coding sequence ATGCATAATATCTTTGTGTATGGAACCCTTAAGAAGGGACAACCAAACTATCAGTATATGACAGATACTAAGAATGGAAAAGCAATATTTAAAGGCACAGGAAGAACAGTAGAGAAGTATCCACTGGTGATAGCTCAGAAAGACAATATACCATTTCTAATGAATGTCCCAGGAACCGGCCACCATATTGCTGGAGAGATCTATTCAGTTGATGACCAGATGCTGCAATTCCTGGATGAATTTGAAAGCTGTCCAGACATGTACCAACGCACTATTAAGAGGATTGAAATATTGGAGTGGGGAGGTAGAGATGATTCACCTGAGGGGAGAGCAGCTGCTAACACCATGGAGTGTTTTGTCTACAGCACTACCAGCTACCAGTCGGAGTGGCTCAATCTACCTTACCTTGACTGTTATGATTCCTATGGGACCCATGGCCTTCGTTATATTGAACGTCTGTACAGATAA